One Mycolicibacterium sarraceniae genomic window carries:
- a CDS encoding SCP2 sterol-binding domain-containing protein, translating into MGFFKDADELDKYIGGVFREAGDHPESGPKLKAANIVLRVIYTDPDFEMTMCFHDDYQVITGPNHTKPDITLLMRGDTADQFWRGEYNLAVGLAKGQVKAKGPVNKILKLVPLAKPLFPMYREKIATKDDASA; encoded by the coding sequence ATGGGTTTTTTCAAGGACGCCGACGAACTCGACAAGTACATCGGCGGGGTGTTTCGCGAAGCGGGTGACCACCCGGAATCCGGTCCAAAACTCAAAGCAGCCAACATCGTCCTGCGGGTCATCTACACCGATCCCGACTTCGAGATGACGATGTGCTTTCACGATGACTACCAAGTCATCACCGGCCCCAACCACACCAAGCCCGACATCACGCTGTTGATGCGCGGCGATACCGCAGACCAATTCTGGCGCGGTGAGTACAACCTCGCCGTCGGCTTGGCTAAGGGACAGGTGAAGGCCAAGGGTCCGGTCAACAAGATCCTCAAGCTGGTGCCCCTGGCGAAACCGTTGTTTCCGATGTATCGCGAGAAGATCGCCACGAAGGACGACGCGAGTGCCTGA
- a CDS encoding acetyl-CoA carboxylase biotin carboxyl carrier protein subunit, with protein MPETMRAAVLRAPRHVEVVEIPKPVMSNPTDILVRVELTAPSDPTPSWTVFPDPSTVAEAGSLVAPMPGAVVRIEVIQGSRVQAGTPVVVLEAMKMEHTVRAPADGVIAAISVAAGDQVESGQVLAVVSADETV; from the coding sequence GTGCCTGAGACCATGCGGGCCGCCGTTCTGCGCGCGCCGCGTCACGTCGAGGTCGTGGAGATCCCGAAACCGGTGATGTCCAACCCGACCGACATTCTGGTCCGGGTCGAGCTGACCGCGCCCAGCGATCCGACGCCGAGCTGGACGGTGTTTCCCGACCCGTCAACGGTGGCCGAGGCCGGCTCACTGGTGGCGCCGATGCCGGGCGCGGTAGTGCGCATCGAAGTCATCCAGGGCAGCCGTGTGCAAGCGGGCACACCGGTGGTCGTGCTCGAGGCGATGAAGATGGAGCACACCGTGCGCGCCCCGGCCGACGGGGTAATCGCCGCCATCTCGGTGGCCGCCGGAGATCAGGTGGAATCTGGTCAGGTACTTGCCGTGGTCAGCGCAGACGAGACGGTATGA
- a CDS encoding TIGR03084 family metal-binding protein, giving the protein MSLDYPGLLDDLHQESQDLIACLRELAADQWADATPAPGWTIHDQVSHLAFFDQTTLLALTDPEKFRTQAERLMADGMDLPDRIAAEYRNMPPAELLRWFVDERFTLITTLTADDPRRRTPWFGPDMSVASSATARLMETWAHGHHIYDAVSVAHPPSPGLRSIAHLGVATFGFAHALNGLPVPDEPVHVALHSPQGDTWTWGPTGTANHITGAAEDFVLTVTQRRHWTETALVVEGQVARDWLDIAQAFAGAPSRRGISR; this is encoded by the coding sequence ATGAGCCTCGACTATCCGGGCCTGCTGGACGACTTGCACCAGGAATCTCAGGACCTCATCGCGTGCCTGCGAGAACTGGCAGCCGACCAGTGGGCCGACGCCACACCGGCACCGGGGTGGACCATCCACGATCAGGTCTCGCATCTGGCCTTCTTCGACCAGACCACCCTGCTTGCCTTGACCGATCCCGAGAAATTTCGGACTCAAGCCGAGCGCCTCATGGCCGACGGGATGGACTTGCCTGACCGCATCGCCGCCGAATACCGCAACATGCCCCCCGCGGAGCTGTTGCGGTGGTTCGTCGATGAACGGTTCACTCTGATAACCACACTCACCGCAGATGACCCTCGACGCCGGACACCCTGGTTCGGCCCCGACATGAGCGTCGCGTCGTCGGCGACGGCCCGCCTGATGGAGACGTGGGCGCACGGCCACCACATCTACGACGCCGTCAGTGTCGCGCATCCGCCCAGTCCCGGCTTGCGCAGTATCGCGCACTTGGGTGTGGCGACGTTCGGGTTCGCGCATGCCCTGAACGGGTTGCCCGTGCCCGACGAGCCGGTCCACGTCGCCCTTCACTCGCCGCAGGGCGACACCTGGACGTGGGGACCGACCGGCACCGCCAATCACATCACTGGCGCGGCTGAGGATTTCGTCCTGACCGTCACCCAGCGACGGCACTGGACCGAGACCGCGCTGGTCGTTGAAGGTCAGGTAGCACGCGACTGGCTCGACATCGCCCAGGCATTCGCGGGAGCGCCGAGCCGGCGCGGGATATCCCGATGA